In Acinetobacter sp. C32I, one genomic interval encodes:
- the yajC gene encoding preprotein translocase subunit YajC translates to MSFFISTAHAAPAAAQGPSLMANLLMIAVFIAIFYFLIWRPQAKRAKEHRSLIESLGVGSEIVFAGGLMGRITKLEGDFAVVELTRGVEVKIQRASVISVLPEGTLNNL, encoded by the coding sequence ATGAGTTTTTTCATCTCTACTGCTCACGCTGCACCTGCTGCGGCACAAGGTCCAAGCCTTATGGCAAACTTATTGATGATCGCGGTATTCATCGCAATCTTCTATTTCTTGATCTGGAGACCTCAAGCAAAACGTGCTAAAGAACACCGTTCTTTAATCGAAAGCTTGGGTGTAGGCAGCGAGATCGTGTTTGCTGGTGGTTTAATGGGGAGAATTACCAAACTTGAAGGTGACTTTGCAGTTGTTGAACTCACTCGTGGTGTTGAGGTAAAAATTCAACGTGCGAGTGTCATTTCAGTATTACCTGAAGGCACATTAAATAACCTTTAA